A stretch of the Polyangiaceae bacterium genome encodes the following:
- a CDS encoding NAD(P)-binding domain-containing protein: MRIAIIGSGISGIAAAQVLMRTGLDVVVFERSNTIGGIWALAYPEVRLQNIDKHYQFADFPWPFKPDLHPTGEQIRRYLKAAVDHFGIDVRLQHEVTALREEPKGWTVETNSPDGKNSELFDFVIVAVGHYSQDKPALELPGRDEFQGEVLTERDIRDLDVLRDKRVAVVGFGKSAVDMASFAAQRGSKVHHVFRAPRWLLPREIFGVHMANVMFGRMSTAMLPAWVHPNAIEAALHERFSPAVSGFWKMITLVVRAQTGLHSLWRDPEVQKRMRLLEPDESIPYQMRAAVALAPDDYYPFVIQGKILPCRGEIKGLSKNALLLEDGREIPCDLVALAIGHKSPGFPFLPEPYRTWMESEPDGTQLYRHLVHPRIPRLAFAGFNHGFLHVPGVEIGTLWTSAVLRGDLTLPSADEMERAMEHVRDWKRQNGLFEPSRSYGIATRFHQYLDVLLMDLGLNPYRKKNALLEIVGPYSAEDYRDVVREYERARSSRTSPQRPVPFAN; encoded by the coding sequence ATGCGCATTGCCATTATCGGTTCAGGCATCTCGGGCATCGCCGCTGCCCAAGTTCTCATGCGAACGGGCCTCGATGTGGTCGTATTCGAACGCTCGAATACGATCGGTGGCATCTGGGCCCTCGCGTACCCCGAAGTCCGCCTCCAAAACATCGACAAGCATTACCAATTCGCGGATTTCCCCTGGCCCTTCAAACCCGACCTTCATCCCACAGGTGAACAAATTCGCCGCTACTTGAAGGCCGCCGTCGATCACTTCGGCATCGATGTCCGCCTTCAGCACGAAGTGACGGCCCTCCGCGAAGAGCCCAAGGGATGGACCGTCGAGACAAACTCGCCGGATGGAAAAAACTCCGAACTTTTTGATTTCGTCATCGTCGCCGTGGGCCATTATTCGCAAGACAAACCCGCGCTGGAACTGCCCGGTAGAGACGAATTCCAGGGCGAAGTGCTCACCGAACGAGACATCCGCGATCTCGATGTTTTGCGAGACAAACGCGTCGCCGTCGTGGGGTTTGGAAAGAGCGCCGTCGACATGGCCTCGTTCGCCGCACAACGAGGCTCCAAGGTGCATCATGTTTTCCGTGCACCAAGGTGGCTTTTGCCGCGCGAAATTTTCGGCGTACACATGGCCAATGTCATGTTCGGACGCATGAGCACGGCCATGCTTCCAGCGTGGGTGCACCCGAATGCCATCGAGGCCGCATTACACGAACGATTTTCGCCCGCAGTATCCGGTTTCTGGAAAATGATTACGCTCGTCGTTCGGGCGCAAACCGGGCTGCATTCGTTGTGGCGAGACCCCGAAGTGCAAAAACGCATGCGGCTGCTCGAGCCCGATGAATCGATCCCCTATCAAATGCGTGCTGCCGTCGCGCTCGCCCCCGACGATTATTACCCGTTCGTGATCCAAGGAAAGATTTTGCCTTGCCGCGGCGAAATCAAGGGCCTCTCGAAAAATGCATTGCTCCTCGAGGACGGACGCGAAATTCCTTGCGATCTCGTGGCGCTCGCCATCGGGCACAAATCCCCGGGCTTTCCATTTCTACCCGAACCCTATCGCACGTGGATGGAGTCCGAACCGGACGGCACGCAACTGTACCGCCACCTCGTTCATCCACGCATTCCACGGCTCGCTTTCGCGGGATTCAATCATGGATTCTTGCACGTTCCGGGCGTGGAAATCGGCACCCTTTGGACGTCGGCCGTCCTGCGCGGGGATCTGACGTTGCCTTCCGCCGACGAAATGGAGCGGGCCATGGAGCACGTTCGTGATTGGAAAAGGCAGAATGGTCTTTTCGAGCCGTCGCGTTCGTACGGCATTGCCACTCGCTTTCATCAATACTTGGACGTGCTCTTGATGGATTTGGGGTTGAATCCATACCGCAAGAAAAACGCCTTGCTCGAGATCGTCGGGCCGTATTCGGCAGAAGATTATCGCGACGTCGTGCGCGAATACGAGCGCGCGCGAAGCTCGCGCACGAGCCCCCAGAGGCCCGTGCCATTTGCCAATTGA
- a CDS encoding VCBS repeat-containing protein: protein MAVGLFLGGAGFACGSSGNTSLTCSPACGPGQTCSNGQCVPTGMGGSGGTGGESGGFGGSGGELFPDAGCPASQTCQDTCCPAGEICGLGVACVREQPPCTTNDECLFDSYCSGGVCIPYGIPAGHDNDDTCVSNVSIDSIVPSEQCRWTGPPDGDAHPNHFHVMATPVVVDFDFDSDPKTLTPSIVFSSFPTQNSYQNPGVMRIISGKDCSQQYSFDAPEDATMSPASVAVGDLDGDGHAEVVAARHGGGVIAFRFDPATKTFGTLWRSGTCAGGMGPPSTPDTTGGTDKWSGPSIHDLDDDGKPEIIYGATVYRADGCLVSDSLGFPVYSKGLVPVIADVDEDGKMELVRGNAIHEWNAAMNDWVAEPYFNAGALSAGQVAVAEMGNFPVAAFGGQDRAEVVVVAGGHVRVQTIEGTVVFGPITIPGGGTGGLPTVADFDGDGRREFASAGGTRYVVFDFDCLAGGDPAKCGGQSIETGILWLQPSQDASSNVTGSSVFDFDYDGKAEAVYADECFLRVYDGTTGKVIYSVARSSGTTYENPVIVDVDGDYHTEIVSAVNNYAGGLGCPATDPLFPNAMFSQNHGIVVLRDEQERWAASRPVWSQHAYAVTHVGDLGQIPKTSSVALNWKDPALNNFRQNVQGDLEALGTPDLTAGGDVGAVKCTGTVATIEARVCNRGTLPMVSGTEVSFYDGTLQGPLLCTAQIPVALAVAECTIVNCQADLGGKKVDIYVRVDPQGQTKECHEINNDALYRGVECGAIPN from the coding sequence GTGGCGGTCGGGTTGTTTTTGGGCGGAGCGGGATTTGCCTGCGGATCGAGCGGCAATACGTCGCTCACGTGTTCACCCGCGTGTGGTCCCGGGCAGACGTGCTCCAATGGCCAATGCGTTCCTACCGGTATGGGCGGTTCCGGAGGCACCGGAGGGGAATCCGGCGGCTTTGGCGGCTCCGGCGGTGAGCTCTTTCCCGATGCCGGATGTCCTGCTTCGCAAACGTGCCAGGATACGTGCTGCCCAGCCGGTGAAATATGCGGCCTCGGTGTCGCGTGCGTGCGCGAGCAGCCGCCCTGCACGACGAACGACGAATGCCTCTTCGATAGCTATTGCAGCGGTGGCGTGTGCATTCCTTACGGAATACCGGCCGGCCACGATAACGATGATACGTGCGTATCGAACGTGTCGATCGACTCCATCGTCCCGTCCGAGCAATGCCGCTGGACCGGCCCGCCCGATGGCGATGCGCATCCCAATCATTTCCACGTCATGGCGACGCCCGTCGTCGTGGATTTCGATTTCGACAGCGACCCGAAAACGCTAACGCCTTCGATCGTCTTTTCGTCGTTTCCTACCCAGAATTCGTATCAGAACCCCGGCGTCATGCGAATCATCAGCGGCAAAGATTGCAGCCAGCAGTATAGCTTCGATGCCCCCGAAGATGCCACGATGTCGCCGGCATCCGTTGCCGTGGGTGACCTCGATGGCGATGGCCATGCCGAGGTCGTCGCGGCTCGTCATGGTGGCGGCGTGATTGCATTCCGATTCGATCCCGCGACCAAGACGTTCGGAACTCTTTGGCGATCCGGAACGTGCGCGGGCGGCATGGGCCCACCTTCGACGCCGGATACCACGGGCGGCACGGATAAATGGAGCGGCCCGTCCATTCATGACCTCGACGACGACGGGAAACCCGAAATCATATATGGTGCCACGGTTTATCGAGCCGACGGGTGCCTCGTGTCGGATTCGCTCGGCTTTCCCGTCTACAGCAAGGGTCTCGTGCCGGTCATTGCAGACGTCGATGAAGACGGCAAAATGGAGCTCGTACGGGGCAACGCGATTCACGAGTGGAATGCTGCGATGAATGACTGGGTTGCCGAGCCCTATTTCAATGCCGGCGCGCTCAGTGCGGGGCAAGTGGCCGTCGCGGAAATGGGCAACTTCCCGGTTGCAGCGTTTGGCGGTCAGGATCGTGCGGAGGTCGTGGTCGTCGCGGGCGGGCACGTGCGAGTGCAAACGATCGAAGGGACCGTGGTTTTTGGTCCGATCACCATTCCAGGCGGCGGTACGGGAGGTTTGCCGACGGTGGCCGATTTCGATGGTGATGGGCGTCGTGAATTCGCGAGCGCTGGTGGAACGCGTTACGTCGTTTTCGACTTCGATTGCCTCGCCGGCGGTGACCCCGCAAAATGTGGTGGACAATCGATCGAAACCGGGATTTTGTGGTTACAACCGTCCCAAGATGCAAGCTCCAACGTGACGGGATCGAGCGTCTTCGATTTCGATTACGATGGCAAGGCCGAAGCCGTGTACGCCGACGAATGCTTTTTGCGCGTGTACGATGGCACGACGGGCAAGGTCATCTACAGCGTAGCTCGTTCGTCCGGAACGACCTATGAAAATCCGGTCATCGTCGACGTCGACGGCGATTACCACACCGAAATCGTTTCGGCGGTGAACAATTACGCCGGAGGGCTCGGTTGTCCCGCGACCGATCCGCTGTTCCCGAATGCGATGTTTTCGCAGAATCACGGTATCGTGGTTTTGCGCGACGAACAGGAGCGCTGGGCGGCTTCGAGGCCCGTGTGGAGTCAGCATGCTTATGCGGTGACGCACGTGGGCGACTTGGGACAAATACCGAAGACGTCGAGTGTGGCGCTCAATTGGAAAGACCCCGCGCTCAACAATTTCCGGCAAAATGTGCAAGGAGACCTCGAGGCGCTCGGAACGCCGGATCTCACGGCAGGCGGTGACGTGGGCGCCGTGAAATGCACCGGAACGGTTGCCACGATTGAAGCTCGTGTTTGCAATCGCGGGACGCTTCCCATGGTGAGCGGCACGGAGGTGAGTTTTTATGATGGCACGCTTCAAGGACCGCTCTTGTGTACGGCGCAAATCCCGGTGGCGCTCGCCGTGGCCGAATGCACCATCGTGAATTGCCAGGCGGATCTTGGCGGCAAGAAGGTCGACATTTACGTGCGCGTCGATCCGCAGGGACAAACCAAAGAATGCCACGAAATCAACAACGACGCGCTTTATCGCGGCGTGGAATGCGGAGCCATTCCGAATTAG
- a CDS encoding PQQ-binding-like beta-propeller repeat protein — MMRRQTFFVGALLLAACSSPTEAKKTAKTPVVPVKPEAPKDAPEGQPKVRIKRKPNQAPNGDVASIVTFGARVEIKSTASGKRTLDADSLHPPAGERGLIGIGAMATTYLDDGTLLVGVGDGTLIALDANDKRKWSIGFRGGVTGITLADDERVVITTQRGVVASVTTTGQILWEKHLVSGALTPAVIGADDNIYVAGPRGVLAFSPDGTLVFSHAVTLDDEICCNTNPKEAFSVDASGHITARGLDIRVSDPHPAIVSTDPVILLSYEKVLDEKISAVVSSGPDELLLLAHGKKGAELLRYSGGKAKRFPLPSRTAKADRMSEDDKLEKLSIEYDTIALGPNGNPWLLGRSIFPVTDGGSPWWSRPAKAIILELAGTTVRERNDLAEAFAEHWVSTNSDTHIRATETGTARIFCFGFEDNNACAIYDGGQPEIIKRKVKTTSVNVVGKHTYVVPDYGNAERLQGRELVPIPTPEDKRYGISAIGGTGDDDLWFTGAGAVAYHYDGKTFTATSVPQSIEQGVVAVAPNDVWSRDGQVHWDGKRWSIVANAPVAAGIVVRGPNDVWVGNGDGLFRGKPSSLTSVHLPEAKSVDSRPLDAPKPLTLGGPLAGYDVAKTAVVVKNAAPVSTAKRVEVARDGTLWLEAWDRLVEMDVEGKTAVIDSEEKRIRFERWFYPEGPGRGIFAHRDRETESYNERDKLRRFEGGKAVDADMKLGGNDIVAISGNSTGAVWILGSVEAGSPYSLQRSQVHELGVHALVRADEKSPFQPVIGLPALAYVDVAVTPEGGGFFVGALNAGPMGEGFLLHARGRLGTERVSRHRAPAALLAVAAVSNDEAWAVGSMGLVLHAKGNAVERHVVPSGAWLRAVVANGPNDVWIGGDDGTLLHYDGKAFQPVPHPLGSHASISGLGISRGVVWAVGPSGILRVTKTGAPGK, encoded by the coding sequence ATGATGCGGCGCCAAACTTTTTTCGTCGGAGCGCTCCTGCTCGCCGCGTGCAGCTCTCCCACCGAAGCGAAAAAAACCGCCAAAACGCCCGTCGTTCCGGTAAAACCCGAAGCACCCAAAGATGCGCCCGAAGGGCAACCCAAGGTGCGCATCAAGCGAAAGCCGAATCAAGCTCCCAATGGCGACGTCGCGTCCATCGTCACGTTTGGCGCCCGCGTGGAGATCAAGTCCACGGCCAGTGGCAAACGCACGCTCGATGCCGATTCTTTGCATCCACCGGCTGGCGAACGAGGCCTCATCGGTATCGGCGCCATGGCGACCACATACCTCGACGACGGAACGCTCCTCGTCGGCGTTGGCGACGGCACCCTCATTGCACTCGATGCAAACGACAAGCGCAAATGGTCCATTGGTTTTCGCGGCGGCGTGACAGGCATCACCCTTGCTGATGACGAGCGCGTCGTCATTACGACACAACGTGGCGTGGTCGCGTCCGTCACGACGACCGGTCAGATTCTCTGGGAAAAACACTTGGTATCGGGCGCATTGACGCCTGCGGTCATCGGAGCCGACGACAACATTTACGTCGCGGGTCCTCGAGGCGTGCTCGCATTTTCGCCAGATGGCACGCTGGTGTTTTCACACGCGGTCACGCTCGATGATGAAATCTGCTGCAATACCAACCCGAAAGAAGCATTCTCGGTCGATGCGTCGGGGCACATCACGGCCCGCGGGCTCGACATTCGCGTGAGCGATCCTCATCCGGCCATCGTCAGCACGGATCCGGTGATTTTGCTGAGCTACGAAAAGGTGCTCGATGAAAAGATTTCGGCGGTCGTATCGAGCGGCCCGGACGAGCTTCTGCTGCTCGCACATGGGAAAAAGGGCGCGGAATTGTTACGGTATTCGGGCGGAAAGGCGAAACGTTTTCCCTTGCCGTCTCGCACGGCAAAAGCCGACCGAATGAGCGAGGACGACAAACTGGAGAAATTGAGCATCGAGTACGACACGATTGCACTGGGTCCCAATGGCAATCCGTGGCTCCTTGGCCGATCCATTTTCCCGGTCACCGACGGAGGTTCGCCTTGGTGGTCACGTCCCGCCAAAGCCATCATTCTCGAGCTTGCAGGCACGACCGTGCGTGAACGAAATGATCTCGCCGAAGCATTCGCAGAACATTGGGTATCAACGAATTCGGACACGCACATCCGAGCAACCGAAACAGGCACCGCACGCATTTTTTGCTTTGGTTTCGAGGACAACAATGCATGCGCCATTTATGATGGAGGGCAACCCGAAATCATCAAACGAAAAGTGAAAACCACGTCCGTCAATGTCGTCGGAAAACACACGTACGTCGTGCCCGACTATGGCAACGCGGAGCGGCTACAAGGCCGCGAGCTCGTACCGATTCCCACGCCGGAGGACAAGCGTTACGGGATCAGCGCCATTGGCGGCACCGGCGACGATGATTTATGGTTCACGGGTGCGGGCGCCGTCGCATACCATTACGATGGCAAAACGTTCACTGCAACGAGCGTCCCGCAATCAATTGAACAAGGCGTCGTCGCGGTAGCGCCGAATGACGTGTGGAGTCGTGATGGCCAGGTGCATTGGGATGGAAAACGTTGGTCGATCGTCGCCAATGCGCCGGTGGCGGCGGGCATCGTCGTGCGCGGTCCCAATGACGTGTGGGTGGGCAATGGTGATGGGCTTTTCCGCGGCAAACCTTCTTCGCTCACGTCCGTGCATTTGCCGGAAGCAAAATCGGTCGACTCGAGGCCGCTCGATGCCCCCAAACCCCTGACGCTCGGTGGACCGCTAGCAGGCTATGACGTTGCCAAGACAGCGGTCGTGGTCAAGAATGCCGCGCCGGTATCGACGGCCAAGCGTGTCGAGGTCGCGCGAGACGGCACGTTGTGGCTCGAAGCGTGGGATCGGCTCGTCGAAATGGATGTGGAAGGAAAAACCGCGGTCATCGATAGCGAGGAAAAACGCATTCGATTCGAGCGATGGTTTTACCCCGAAGGACCAGGGCGCGGAATCTTTGCGCACCGTGACCGCGAAACCGAATCGTACAACGAGCGCGACAAACTGCGTCGATTCGAGGGCGGCAAAGCCGTGGATGCCGATATGAAGCTCGGCGGAAACGATATCGTGGCCATTTCCGGGAATTCGACCGGAGCTGTGTGGATTTTGGGTTCGGTCGAAGCTGGCTCCCCGTACAGCTTGCAACGGTCGCAGGTCCACGAGCTTGGCGTGCATGCGCTCGTACGGGCCGACGAAAAGTCCCCATTTCAGCCCGTCATTGGTTTGCCCGCGCTCGCTTACGTCGATGTTGCCGTGACGCCCGAAGGCGGCGGGTTTTTCGTCGGTGCGCTCAATGCCGGCCCCATGGGCGAGGGATTTTTGCTCCACGCTCGCGGTCGATTGGGCACGGAAAGAGTGTCACGTCATCGAGCGCCCGCTGCACTTCTTGCCGTCGCCGCCGTGAGCAATGACGAAGCGTGGGCCGTCGGCTCGATGGGGCTCGTCCTGCACGCGAAAGGCAATGCCGTCGAACGTCACGTGGTCCCCTCGGGAGCGTGGCTACGCGCGGTCGTCGCCAATGGGCCGAATGACGTGTGGATTGGCGGAGACGATGGAACGCTGCTGCATTACGATGGAAAAGCATTCCAACCGGTTCCGCATCCGCTCGGGTCGCACGCTTCGATTTCGGGTCTCGGCATTTCACGCGGCGTCGTTTGGGCCGTCGGTCCATCGGGCATTTTGCGCGTGACGAAAACTGGCGCCCCGGGCAAATAG